Genomic DNA from Rana temporaria chromosome 1, aRanTem1.1, whole genome shotgun sequence:
TGTCagtaaacaaaatgtaataagtaAGGTAGAATAACTCATTTCTATTTTCAGTACTGAAAACTGCTGGGAGGAAGGTACTCCAAATAATGATTTGGACACAGATGCAAATAACAGTCAACCAGCAAGCCAAGCATCAGGGGATCAGGCGGGCCAAGAGCCGGAGAGTCAATTGTCGACTTCATCACGGTCCACATCTGCAACACCTGTGGGAGACGACAAGTccacgccaacagtttgtgcttgTGTACCTGCTAGAGGAACACGCCGGAAGGCTCCAGAACCAGATTTTAATAGGATTTTGGACATCATGGCCAATATGTCTGACAGAATGTCCAGCAACAGATCGTACGGTCACATCTCTGCTAGATGTCTGGAGGGGCTGTTGGAAAGGGTACCAATAGATCTCCAGGCAGACATGTTGGCCGGTACCATACGGTACATCGTAACATTTATCCCACCAACCACACCCTATCAATCCTCTGAACCTCCACCACCCTATGGTCCCTATGCAACTCACCCCCCGCACCATCCCTTTCTCGTTTGTCATCGCCACATTTTGCCATCCACCTACCTCGACCAACACCATCTTCTACTTACCATcctctgccaccaccaccaccaccaccttctaCTTATACTCCTCTGCCAACACCACCACCTTCTACTTACCCTCATCTGCCAACAACACCACCTTCTACTTACCCTCCTCTGACGACAATAACACCTTCTACTTACCCTCATCTGCCAACACTACCACCTTCTACTTATACTCCTctgccaacaccaccaccaccatcttcCAATTGGCAGCATAATGATAATCCCTCCAGCTGGTCACATTTTGGCCATGCCATGAATGTGGTGATGTCACCCGATGAGCGAGATGACTCCTACCAACAACTATAAATATAAAATTGTTCTATGAGCAACATTAGCTCTATTTCTTTGTATATTGAATATGTGAATAATGAACAAAAGAACATAGAAAATttgatttaaaacatttaaaatttaaaagtaatttttttttggccttcAAAAACGTGTGTTTGGTTTTTATTTGATgcatatacaaaaatattaatattggGTTATACATGCAATAGTctgtaaccacttaagacccggacctagtTAGcttaaggacccggccagtttttgcaattaattgcgcggtcatgcaacgtggctccaaaacaaaattggcgtccttttttcaactcaaatagagctttcttttggtggtatttcatcacctcggtgttttttttttgcgctattagcAAAAATAGAGCGTCTATTTTGAACAATTTTGAAAAGCGTATAACGGCGTGAAGTGGTTGAAAAAATtggaaacaaaaatataaaatgaccTCAGTGTGATGATTAGTCGCTCCACAGGGGGTATACTATTACGAAAGTATGTGTCCATTTTCTGCAATCGACTGCTCAGTAATCCCAGTAACTCAtcaaagctgttattaaaaaaaatatggggttTTTAGTGGACATGATAAGAAAGGAACAATGTCAAACAGCATGAATCCAAGTAATTTTGACTAACCTTTTTATGGACATCCTGGTGTAGTCCAGAAATTTCTCATGATCACGTAGGTCACTGTACGTGACCCAAAATTGGCCTCTCTCTTCCCGACCAGCAATGACGGGGTGGATCCAATATCTGcgtgccctcttccttctcctctctctttcatATAGCACATATGACGTAGCAGTGGCTGCTGCCAAAAAACACGCCATCTCATCATCACTCATATTTCCAATTCTCAATAGAAAAAAATGGAGTAGGAAGCACCAGGATGA
This window encodes:
- the LOC120911126 gene encoding uncharacterized protein LOC120911126, whose protein sequence is MLKTKWKSIRDAFTCHLRVQRERRSGSAACAPKDYLHSKELEFLRPLLALGSTENCWEEGTPNNDLDTDANNSQPASQASGDQAGQEPESQLSTSSRSTSATPVGDDKSTPTVCACVPARGTRRKAPEPDFNRILDIMANMSDRMSSNRSYGHISARCLEGLLERVPIDLQADMLAGTIRYIVTFIPPTTPYQSSEPPPPYGPYATHPPHHPFLVCHRHILPSTYLDQHHLLLTILCHHHHHHLLLILLCQHHHLLLTLICQQHHLLLTLL